The following proteins come from a genomic window of bacterium:
- a CDS encoding DUF4416 family protein, whose amino-acid sequence MGKIIKDRPVKYTAGLLYKSGIEEMLELLVPVLGDIDGQSREEEFSFTDYYEREMGKNLKRIFVSFKKLQPPELIADIKIKTNQVESETSKSGKRVFNIDPGYLDLAKLVVASTKDATYRVYIKNGIFAQGMLYFANNSYRPWEWTYRDYKEDFSIEFFNKTRETYRKQIELWQR is encoded by the coding sequence ATGGGTAAAATTATTAAAGACAGGCCGGTTAAATATACTGCAGGCCTGTTATATAAATCGGGAATTGAAGAAATGCTGGAGTTGTTAGTTCCGGTTCTGGGTGATATCGACGGACAAAGCAGGGAAGAGGAATTTTCGTTTACGGATTATTATGAGAGGGAAATGGGAAAAAACCTTAAAAGGATATTTGTAAGTTTTAAGAAGCTGCAGCCGCCGGAGCTGATTGCTGATATTAAGATAAAAACCAATCAGGTGGAGTCGGAGACATCGAAATCAGGGAAAAGGGTTTTTAATATAGACCCGGGTTATCTTGACCTTGCCAAGCTTGTCGTAGCTTCAACTAAAGATGCCACATACAGGGTTTATATTAAAAATGGAATTTTTGCGCAGGGAATGTTATATTTTGCGAATAATTCTTACAGGCCGTGGGAATGGACATACAGGGATTATAAAGAGGATTTCAGCATAGAGTTTTTTAATAAAACCAGGGAAACTTACAGAAAGCAGATTGAATTATGGCAACGGTAA
- a CDS encoding DUF1015 family protein yields the protein MATVKPFKALRPEPGLTSKIASLPYDVVSREEALTYSRGNPFSFYHVVKAEIDLPPETDEHSKEVYKKAKENFDRLVKNRILIQDQKECFYIYRQKMKEHAQTGIVACIAVDEYISNTVKKHELTREEKEKDRTNHIAALKANTGPVFLIYRGKNEIDEVIEKITAGKPEISFCCDFEVTHEYWILDDPGLIDELVNHFKQVPALYVADGHHRLAAAVNVANMCREKNKDFTGHEEFNFAMGIIFPHNQIKILPYNRVLRDVDIVDRERYLSVLKDEFRVEHSNSGVPGKKGILCMYMAGRWFSLELKNPDGIAGTANKLDVSILQDKILSRIFGIEDPRKDTRLDFIGGNRHPDELKKLVDSGAYKIAFSLFPTSVNDLFEISDEGGIMPPKSTWFEPKLRSGIFVHLLE from the coding sequence ATGGCAACGGTAAAACCTTTCAAAGCTTTAAGGCCGGAACCGGGGTTAACATCGAAAATAGCTTCTTTGCCCTATGATGTTGTATCAAGGGAAGAGGCGCTGACTTATTCAAGGGGGAATCCATTCAGTTTTTATCATGTGGTAAAGGCAGAAATCGATTTACCTCCCGAAACAGATGAGCACTCGAAAGAGGTATATAAAAAGGCGAAGGAAAATTTTGACAGGTTGGTTAAAAACAGAATACTCATCCAGGACCAGAAAGAATGTTTTTATATTTACAGGCAGAAGATGAAAGAGCATGCGCAGACAGGGATAGTCGCCTGTATCGCGGTGGATGAATATATTTCCAATACCGTGAAAAAGCACGAACTTACGAGGGAAGAAAAGGAAAAAGACAGGACAAACCATATCGCGGCGCTAAAAGCTAATACGGGTCCTGTTTTTCTGATTTACAGGGGGAAAAATGAAATAGATGAGGTTATTGAGAAGATTACGGCCGGAAAACCGGAGATTTCATTCTGTTGTGACTTTGAAGTTACCCATGAATATTGGATACTTGACGATCCCGGACTCATCGATGAACTGGTTAATCATTTTAAACAGGTTCCCGCGCTTTATGTCGCGGACGGACATCACAGGCTGGCGGCCGCGGTCAATGTCGCGAATATGTGCCGCGAAAAAAACAAAGATTTCACCGGACATGAAGAATTTAATTTTGCCATGGGAATTATATTCCCCCATAACCAGATTAAGATTCTCCCTTATAACAGGGTGCTTAGAGATGTTGATATTGTCGATAGAGAGCGGTATCTGAGCGTTTTAAAGGATGAGTTCAGGGTTGAACATTCAAATAGCGGCGTACCCGGGAAAAAAGGGATTTTATGCATGTATATGGCAGGCAGGTGGTTTTCTCTGGAGTTGAAGAATCCGGATGGTATTGCCGGCACGGCAAATAAGCTCGATGTAAGCATCCTGCAGGATAAAATACTTTCAAGGATATTCGGTATAGAAGATCCGAGAAAAGACACAAGGCTTGATTTTATAGGCGGCAACAGGCATCCGGATGAATTAAAAAAACTGGTTGATTCCGGGGCGTATAAAATCGCCTTCAGTCTGTTTCCGACTTCGGTTAATGACCTTTTTGAAATATCTGATGAAGGAGGTATTATGCCTCCGAAATCAACATGGTTTGAACCTAAGTTAAGAAGCGGTATATTCGTTCATCTGCTGGAATGA